A region from the Flavobacteriales bacterium genome encodes:
- the fusA gene encoding elongation factor G — protein MARDLKYTRNIGIMAHIDAGKTTTSERILYYTGLVHKIGEVHDGAATMDWMEQEQERGITITSAATTTSWKYRDQLYKINLIDTPGHVDFTVEVERSLRVLDGAVALFCAVGGVEPQSETVWRQANKYKVPRLGFVNKMDRSGADFFNVVKQIQERLGAKPVPLQVPIGAEAGFKGVVDLINNRGMVWNEADQGMTWNEVAIPEDLKETVKEWRDKLIEAVAESDDTLMEKYFADPDSLTEAEIMNAVRKSTINMSITPILCGSAFKNKGVQTMLDAVMAYLPSPVDIDAVTGTDPDSGEEILRRPNVTEPMASLAFKIATDPFVGRLAFFRCYSGSVPAGSYVKNMRTGNKERISRIFQMHANKQNPVEVIEAGDIGAAVGFKDIRTGDTLCAEDKPIILESMSFPEPVIGIAVEPKTQADLDKMGAALYKLAEEDPTFKVHTDDETGQTVISGMGELHLEILVDRMKREFKVECNQGAPQVKYKESITGTVNHREVYKKQTGGRGKFADIHVTIEPQTDMTKEGLEFVDSIKGGSIPKEFIPAVEKGFKACLKNGTLAGFPMERLKVTLTDGSFHNVDSDALSFEICAKSAFREAVPKCKPVLMEPIMKIEVITPEENMGDIVGDLNRRRGQIEGMEDRAGAKAIKATVPLSEMFGYVTSLRTLSSGRASSTMEFSHYTQAPGNVQEAVIAKVRGKVTA, from the coding sequence ATGGCACGCGACCTCAAATACACGCGCAACATCGGCATCATGGCGCACATCGATGCCGGGAAGACCACCACTTCCGAGCGCATCCTGTACTACACCGGCCTTGTGCACAAGATCGGTGAGGTGCATGACGGTGCTGCCACCATGGACTGGATGGAGCAGGAGCAGGAGCGCGGTATCACCATCACCAGCGCCGCCACGACGACGAGCTGGAAGTACCGCGACCAGTTGTACAAGATCAACCTGATCGATACGCCGGGCCACGTTGACTTCACCGTGGAGGTGGAGCGCAGCCTGCGCGTGCTGGACGGTGCCGTTGCGTTGTTCTGCGCGGTGGGCGGTGTTGAGCCTCAGAGCGAGACGGTGTGGCGCCAGGCCAATAAATACAAGGTGCCCCGCTTGGGCTTCGTGAACAAGATGGACCGCAGCGGTGCGGACTTCTTCAACGTGGTGAAGCAGATCCAGGAGCGTTTGGGCGCCAAGCCCGTGCCCCTGCAAGTGCCCATCGGCGCAGAGGCCGGTTTCAAAGGCGTTGTTGACCTGATCAACAACCGCGGCATGGTGTGGAACGAGGCGGACCAGGGCATGACCTGGAACGAAGTGGCCATCCCTGAGGACCTGAAGGAGACGGTGAAGGAGTGGCGCGACAAGCTGATCGAGGCCGTGGCCGAGAGCGACGACACCTTGATGGAGAAGTATTTCGCTGATCCCGACAGCCTCACGGAGGCCGAGATCATGAATGCCGTGCGCAAGAGCACCATCAACATGAGCATCACGCCGATCCTGTGCGGCAGCGCCTTCAAGAACAAGGGCGTGCAGACGATGCTCGATGCCGTGATGGCCTACCTGCCGAGCCCGGTGGACATCGACGCCGTGACCGGTACCGACCCCGACAGCGGTGAGGAGATCCTGCGCAGGCCGAACGTGACCGAGCCGATGGCGAGCCTCGCGTTCAAGATCGCCACGGACCCCTTCGTGGGCCGTCTGGCCTTCTTCCGCTGCTACAGCGGCAGCGTGCCCGCCGGCAGCTACGTGAAGAACATGCGCACCGGCAACAAGGAGCGCATCAGCCGCATCTTCCAGATGCACGCCAACAAGCAGAACCCTGTTGAGGTCATCGAGGCCGGCGACATCGGTGCTGCAGTGGGCTTCAAGGACATCCGCACGGGCGACACGCTCTGCGCGGAGGACAAGCCGATCATCCTGGAGAGCATGAGCTTCCCCGAGCCGGTGATCGGCATCGCGGTGGAGCCCAAGACGCAGGCCGATCTGGACAAGATGGGTGCTGCCCTGTACAAGCTTGCCGAAGAGGATCCGACCTTCAAGGTGCACACCGACGATGAGACCGGTCAAACGGTGATCAGCGGTATGGGCGAACTCCACTTGGAGATCCTGGTGGACCGCATGAAGCGCGAGTTCAAGGTGGAGTGCAACCAAGGCGCTCCCCAGGTGAAATACAAGGAGTCCATCACCGGCACCGTGAACCACCGCGAGGTGTACAAGAAGCAGACGGGTGGTCGCGGTAAGTTCGCTGACATCCACGTCACCATCGAGCCGCAGACGGACATGACCAAGGAGGGCTTGGAGTTCGTGGACTCGATCAAGGGCGGTTCGATCCCCAAGGAATTCATCCCGGCCGTCGAGAAGGGCTTCAAGGCCTGCCTCAAGAACGGTACGCTGGCGGGCTTCCCCATGGAGCGCCTGAAAGTGACCCTGACGGACGGCAGCTTCCACAACGTGGACTCGGATGCGTTGAGCTTCGAGATCTGCGCCAAGAGCGCCTTCCGCGAAGCGGTGCCCAAGTGCAAGCCGGTGCTGATGGAACCGATCATGAAGATCGAGGTCATCACCCCCGAGGAGAACATGGGCGACATCGTGGGCGACCTGAACCGCCGTCGCGGGCAGATCGAAGGCATGGAGGACCGTGCCGGTGCGAAGGCCATCAAGGCCACCGTGCCCCTGAGCGAAATGTTCGGCTACGTGACCAGCCTGCGCACGCTCTCGAGCGGCCGCGCAAGCAGCACGATGGAATTCTCGCACTACACCCAGGCCCCCGGCAACGTGCAGGAGGCCGTGATCGCCAAAGTGCGTGGCAAAGTGACCGCCTGA
- the rplC gene encoding 50S ribosomal protein L3: MSGIIGKKIGMTSLYDTDGSLVGCTVIEAAPNVVSHIKTAEKDGYAAIQLSYGDKKEKHATKASIGHYKKASTAPKAKSHEFKEFEEEFKLGDTVGVGLFEEGSFVTVTGTNKGKGFQGVVKRHGFSGVGEATHGQHDRLRAPGSLGGSSYPARVFKGMRMAGRDGGKKITTENLKVVKVDAEKNLVLLRGAVPGPKGSYVIIWK; the protein is encoded by the coding sequence ATGAGCGGGATCATTGGAAAGAAGATCGGGATGACCAGTCTGTACGACACGGACGGTAGCCTTGTGGGCTGCACCGTGATCGAGGCAGCACCCAATGTGGTCAGCCACATCAAGACGGCGGAGAAGGACGGCTACGCGGCCATCCAGCTCAGCTACGGCGACAAGAAGGAGAAGCACGCCACCAAGGCGAGCATCGGCCACTACAAGAAGGCCAGCACGGCCCCCAAGGCGAAGAGCCACGAGTTCAAGGAATTCGAGGAAGAGTTCAAGCTGGGCGATACGGTAGGCGTTGGCCTCTTCGAAGAGGGCAGCTTCGTTACCGTTACCGGCACGAACAAGGGCAAGGGCTTCCAGGGCGTGGTGAAGCGCCACGGCTTCAGCGGCGTGGGCGAGGCAACGCACGGTCAGCACGACCGTTTGCGCGCCCCCGGTTCGCTGGGCGGATCGAGCTATCCCGCACGCGTGTTCAAGGGCATGCGCATGGCCGGCCGCGACGGTGGCAAGAAGATCACCACCGAGAACCTGAAAGTGGTGAAGGTGGACGCAGAAAAGAACCTCGTGCTGTTGCGCGGAGCCGTTCCCGGCCCCAAAGGCAGCTACGTCATCATCTGGAAGTAG
- a CDS encoding Fic family protein, translating into MLPSSYAFYTMHSRMLTLLTSIYHRLGEVHARHLGRPAADLDLAYRIRTVHATLALEGNQLEPLPVAELVAHPTHTAGPEALEAVNTQRAHELLPGLDPFMAHDLRHAHGVLMHGLALDAGTYRTGPMDVLYGEPPPLRVAPAENMSVLVEELLHFVENDDAPPIITSCLLHFGLVYLRPFTAGNGRMARLWQRRVLMRHWPVFGFLPVEGFIQRTQPAYYAALEYADRQGDCGLFVTYLMERIDEALAELLSMPDPVRRAPDRIALFLAQASDRPFRRKDYMNAFPRLSTASASRDLAEAVATARLVRIGEGRAAVYRHPASH; encoded by the coding sequence ATGCTCCCCTCCTCCTACGCCTTCTACACCATGCACAGCAGGATGCTCACCCTGCTCACGTCCATTTACCATCGCTTGGGCGAAGTGCACGCCCGCCACTTGGGGCGCCCGGCGGCCGACCTCGACCTGGCATACCGCATCCGCACCGTGCACGCCACGCTGGCTTTGGAAGGGAACCAGCTGGAGCCCCTGCCCGTGGCCGAACTCGTCGCGCACCCCACCCACACCGCCGGGCCCGAAGCCCTGGAAGCCGTGAACACCCAGCGCGCCCATGAGCTGCTGCCGGGGCTCGACCCCTTCATGGCCCACGACCTGCGCCACGCGCACGGGGTGCTCATGCACGGCCTGGCCCTCGATGCCGGCACCTACCGCACCGGGCCCATGGACGTCCTCTACGGCGAACCGCCTCCGCTGCGCGTGGCCCCGGCCGAGAACATGTCCGTGCTGGTGGAGGAGCTCCTGCACTTCGTGGAGAACGACGATGCGCCGCCCATCATCACCAGTTGTTTGCTGCACTTCGGCCTGGTGTACTTGCGGCCCTTCACTGCCGGCAACGGGCGCATGGCCCGACTCTGGCAGCGCCGCGTGCTCATGCGCCACTGGCCCGTCTTCGGCTTCCTGCCGGTGGAGGGCTTCATCCAGCGCACCCAGCCCGCCTACTACGCCGCGCTCGAGTACGCCGACCGCCAGGGCGACTGCGGCCTCTTCGTCACCTACCTCATGGAGCGCATCGATGAAGCATTGGCCGAACTCCTGTCCATGCCCGACCCCGTGCGCCGCGCGCCTGACCGCATCGCGCTCTTCCTGGCCCAAGCCTCTGACCGGCCCTTCCGCCGCAAGGATTACATGAACGCGTTCCCGCGGCTCAGCACGGCCAGTGCGAGCAGAGATCTGGCGGAGGCGGTTGCAACGGCGCGACTGGTGAGGATCGGGGAAGGCCGGGCTGCGGTGTACAGGCATCCGGCCAGTCACTGA
- the rpsG gene encoding 30S ribosomal protein S7, with the protein MRKKAVKHATLPDPKFGDVMVTKFVNNMMYDGKKSKALDIFYGAIDIVAEKSGEDGLETFRKALSNVTPQVEVRSRRVGGANFQIPQPVREDRKKSLAMKWLIGYSRGRNERGMTAKLAGEILAAAKEEGAAFKKKEEVHKMAEANKAFSHFRF; encoded by the coding sequence ATGCGCAAGAAAGCAGTCAAGCACGCCACGCTCCCCGACCCCAAGTTCGGTGATGTGATGGTGACCAAGTTCGTGAACAACATGATGTACGACGGGAAGAAGAGCAAAGCGCTCGACATCTTCTACGGCGCCATCGACATCGTTGCCGAGAAGAGCGGCGAGGACGGTCTGGAGACCTTCCGCAAGGCCCTCAGCAACGTGACCCCGCAAGTGGAAGTGCGCAGCCGTCGCGTGGGCGGTGCCAACTTCCAGATCCCGCAGCCCGTGCGCGAGGACCGCAAGAAGAGCCTGGCCATGAAGTGGCTGATCGGCTACAGCCGCGGTCGCAACGAGCGCGGCATGACCGCCAAGCTGGCCGGCGAGATCCTCGCTGCCGCCAAGGAGGAAGGTGCAGCCTTCAAGAAGAAAGAAGAAGTCCACAAAATGGCCGAAGCGAACAAGGCCTTCAGCCACTTCCGCTTCTAA
- the rpsJ gene encoding 30S ribosomal protein S10, with translation MNQKIRIKLRSYDHNLVDKSAEKIVKTVKSTGAVVSGPIPLPTHKRIFTVLRSPHVNKKAREQFQLCSYKRIMDIYSSSSKTIDALMKLELPSGVDVEIKV, from the coding sequence ATGAACCAGAAGATCCGGATCAAGCTGCGCTCGTACGACCACAACCTCGTGGACAAGAGCGCGGAGAAGATCGTGAAGACGGTGAAGAGCACCGGTGCGGTGGTGAGCGGGCCCATCCCCCTGCCGACGCACAAGCGCATCTTCACCGTGCTGCGCAGCCCGCACGTGAACAAGAAGGCGCGGGAACAGTTCCAGTTGTGCTCCTACAAGCGCATCATGGACATCTACAGCAGCAGCAGCAAAACCATCGACGCGCTGATGAAACTGGAGCTCCCCAGCGGCGTGGACGTGGAGATCAAAGTCTGA
- a CDS encoding 30S ribosomal protein S12 → MPTIQQLIRKGRESQTYASKSVALTRCPQRRGVCTKVYTTTPKKPNSALRKVAKVRLTNKYEVIAYIGGEGHNLQEHSIVLVRGGRVKDLPGVKYHIVRGVLDTAGVEGRNQRRSKYGTKKPKAKKA, encoded by the coding sequence ATGCCAACCATCCAGCAGCTCATCCGCAAAGGCCGCGAAAGCCAGACCTACGCGAGCAAGTCGGTAGCCCTCACCCGCTGTCCGCAGCGCCGTGGGGTATGCACCAAGGTGTACACCACCACCCCGAAGAAGCCGAACTCGGCCCTTCGCAAGGTGGCCAAGGTGCGCCTGACGAACAAGTACGAGGTGATCGCCTACATCGGCGGCGAGGGCCACAACCTGCAGGAGCACAGCATCGTGCTGGTGCGCGGCGGCAGGGTGAAGGACCTTCCCGGCGTGAAGTACCACATCGTGCGCGGCGTGCTGGACACCGCCGGTGTGGAAGGCCGCAACCAGCGCCGCAGCAAGTACGGAACGAAGAAGCCCAAGGCCAAGAAGGCATAA
- the rplD gene encoding 50S ribosomal protein L4, translated as MELDIHSADGKATGKKAKLSDAVFAIEPNDHAIYLDVKQHLANKRQGTHKALEKGEVSGSTKKLHRQKGTGGSRKGSIKAPNFKGGARAFGPRPRDYSFKVNQQVKDLARRSALTYKAKDGAIKVIDALALTAPKTKDYAKMLGAFGLDRKSLLVMAERNDNVLLSARNLQGARVVMATELSTYDILNANGLLIVKDAIAPIEATLSK; from the coding sequence ATGGAACTCGACATCCATAGCGCTGACGGAAAAGCCACTGGCAAGAAAGCCAAGCTGAGCGACGCGGTATTCGCGATCGAACCCAACGATCACGCGATCTACCTCGACGTGAAGCAGCACCTGGCCAACAAGCGCCAAGGCACGCACAAAGCGCTTGAGAAGGGCGAAGTGAGCGGCAGCACGAAGAAGTTGCACCGCCAGAAGGGCACCGGTGGCAGCCGCAAAGGCTCCATCAAGGCCCCGAACTTCAAGGGCGGTGCACGCGCCTTCGGTCCGCGCCCGCGCGACTACTCCTTCAAAGTGAACCAACAGGTGAAGGACCTGGCCCGCCGCAGCGCCCTTACCTACAAGGCCAAGGACGGCGCCATCAAGGTGATCGACGCACTGGCGCTGACGGCCCCCAAAACGAAGGACTACGCCAAGATGCTGGGCGCCTTCGGTCTGGACCGCAAGAGCCTGCTGGTGATGGCCGAGCGCAACGACAACGTGCTGCTGAGCGCCCGCAACCTGCAAGGTGCGCGCGTGGTGATGGCCACCGAGCTGAGCACCTACGACATCCTCAACGCGAACGGCCTCTTGATCGTGAAGGACGCGATCGCGCCGATCGAAGCCACCCTGAGCAAATGA
- the rplW gene encoding 50S ribosomal protein L23 codes for MSKTILIRPVITEKVTKQTENEGRYGFVVARTANKIEIKNAVEKEYGVSVTGVRTMIVRGKNKTRYTKTNILQGGTSSYKKAVITLKKGEVIDLYSAI; via the coding sequence ATGAGCAAGACCATCCTCATCCGTCCGGTGATCACCGAAAAGGTGACCAAACAGACCGAGAACGAGGGCCGTTACGGCTTCGTTGTGGCGCGCACCGCCAACAAGATCGAGATCAAGAACGCCGTGGAGAAGGAGTACGGTGTTTCGGTAACGGGCGTGCGCACCATGATCGTGCGCGGCAAGAACAAGACCCGCTACACGAAGACCAACATCCTCCAAGGTGGGACCAGCAGCTACAAGAAAGCGGTGATCACCCTGAAGAAGGGCGAGGTCATCGACCTGTACAGCGCCATCTAA